The Sinomicrobium kalidii genome contains a region encoding:
- a CDS encoding cysteine desulfurase family protein, whose product MQKKPVYLDYNATTPCDPRVVEAMIPYFSENFGNAASRDHSFGWEAGEAVEDAREQAAHLIGARAKDVIFTSGATEAVNLALKGIAFSERFKGNHIITSQTEHEAVLDTCKYLEHNGYRLTYLGVDTLGHIDPDELESESSSETIGIALMYANNETGLINPVKRIGEIAKKHGIPFLCDATQAAGKIQIRVADENIDILAFSSHKMYGPKGVGALYMNKEIKPAIAPQIHGGKHERGYRSGTLNVPGIAGFGMAARICTEEMHAEVERLATLRNILEGELLAIEGVKINGDRDNRLSHVTNISIEGIEGEGFVLSLAKDVAVSRGSACSGNVHTPSHVLRAMGMSAENAGSAVRISLGRFTSEEEIRFAAKTIREAIITKRKARHITPVGDQTRI is encoded by the coding sequence ATGCAGAAAAAACCGGTATACCTCGATTATAATGCCACCACCCCCTGTGATCCGAGGGTGGTAGAGGCCATGATACCGTACTTTTCAGAAAATTTCGGTAACGCGGCCAGCAGGGACCACAGTTTCGGGTGGGAAGCCGGCGAAGCAGTGGAAGATGCCCGTGAGCAGGCGGCCCATTTGATAGGTGCACGGGCAAAGGACGTGATATTTACTTCAGGCGCTACGGAAGCCGTAAACCTGGCCCTTAAAGGCATAGCTTTTTCAGAGCGTTTTAAGGGGAACCATATTATAACCTCACAAACCGAACACGAAGCGGTACTTGATACCTGTAAATATCTGGAACATAACGGGTACAGGCTTACTTATCTGGGCGTGGACACCCTCGGACATATCGACCCGGATGAGCTGGAAAGTGAAAGCAGTAGCGAAACCATTGGTATTGCCCTCATGTACGCCAATAATGAGACCGGGTTAATAAACCCTGTTAAGAGAATAGGGGAAATAGCAAAAAAACACGGAATACCTTTCTTGTGTGATGCCACTCAGGCCGCAGGTAAAATACAGATCCGGGTTGCAGATGAAAATATTGATATACTGGCTTTCTCTTCCCATAAAATGTATGGCCCTAAAGGAGTGGGAGCGTTATATATGAATAAAGAAATTAAACCGGCTATAGCCCCGCAGATACACGGGGGGAAACACGAAAGGGGATACAGGAGCGGAACACTGAATGTCCCCGGAATAGCGGGATTCGGAATGGCGGCCCGGATATGTACGGAAGAAATGCATGCAGAAGTGGAAAGACTCGCAACCCTCCGGAACATCCTGGAGGGAGAATTACTCGCTATTGAAGGCGTTAAAATAAACGGTGACAGGGATAACAGGCTTTCGCATGTCACCAATATCTCCATTGAAGGCATTGAAGGGGAAGGTTTTGTACTGTCTTTGGCAAAAGATGTTGCCGTAAGCCGGGGCAGCGCCTGTTCAGGCAATGTACACACGCCTTCCCATGTGCTCCGGGCCATGGGAATGTCCGCAGAAAATGCAGGCAGCGCAGTGCGTATAAGCCTGGGGAGGTTTACTTCTGAAGAAGAAATACGTTTTGCGGCAAAAACCATAAGGGAAGCAATTATAACGAAAAGAAAAGCCCGGCATATAACACCGGTCGGAGACCAAACCAGAATCTGA
- a CDS encoding helix-turn-helix domain-containing protein produces the protein MKKKKKTGREQEPKKILVTEAFSVDDVLQNLKDYFGFKTNKDLAEFLGVRPNTISTWKKRNSIDYERLITIGKLHKLDFNRLFSHDVYEPKGIIVVPLELQYQYVSKRNDKSFIANLPRYHFPFSPGENTRAFQVTDFSAISNFKGVSYVIGERVYDTKSVVEGSTYVFVNTKQGIFIGRADLNPEDDSIVYVMTNDNKIPPGKVKMTAGNIAEIWKVTNVVSHDFID, from the coding sequence ATGAAAAAAAAGAAAAAGACCGGTCGTGAGCAGGAGCCCAAAAAAATCCTCGTTACGGAAGCGTTTTCCGTAGATGATGTCCTGCAGAACCTCAAAGATTATTTTGGTTTTAAGACCAATAAAGACCTTGCCGAATTTCTGGGGGTGCGGCCCAACACCATATCCACATGGAAAAAGAGAAACAGTATTGATTATGAAAGACTCATCACTATAGGCAAATTACATAAACTTGATTTTAACCGATTGTTCTCTCATGATGTGTACGAACCAAAAGGAATAATCGTTGTGCCTCTTGAGCTGCAGTACCAATACGTGTCAAAAAGGAATGACAAATCCTTCATAGCCAACCTGCCCAGGTATCATTTTCCCTTTTCCCCCGGAGAAAACACCAGAGCGTTTCAGGTTACCGATTTTTCGGCCATTTCCAACTTTAAAGGAGTGTCTTACGTGATCGGGGAACGGGTATACGATACAAAATCCGTAGTAGAAGGGAGCACTTATGTTTTTGTCAACACAAAACAGGGTATTTTTATCGGCCGCGCCGATCTGAACCCTGAGGATGACAGTATTGTGTATGTAATGACCAACGATAACAAGATCCCTCCCGGTAAGGTAAAGATGACTGCCGGGAATATTGCTGAAATATGGAAAGTCACCAATGTGGTTTCTCACGATTTTATAGACTGA
- a CDS encoding monovalent cation:proton antiporter-2 (CPA2) family protein codes for MHETFFIHTFIYLAGAVIMVPIARYFKLGSVLGYLLAGMLIGPSFLELVGEESQDVMHFAEFGVVMMLFVIGLELEPLRLWRLRRRILGLGGAQLISTTLLGFVIAYYIGYSWQVALTIGIIISMSSTAIVLQILDEKGWNKTMAGRSSFAVLLFQDMGIIPVLAVLPLLSGNGRTTTAEETTLLGHLPGWGQTLAVIGAVVVIVVAGKYLLYPVFRIMARTRLREMFTAISLLLVVGIAILMHVVGLSPALGAFLGGVLLANSEYRHELESAIDPFKGLLLGLFFMTVGSTIDFGLIMEQPGRITALVLSIIVLKAIVLFVLGKIFHLRNAQNAIFSLGLAQIGEFAFVLLNFSLAEGIISNEINSLMMATVAISMAFTPLIMLLNEKLVLPRLCAVSTDDKDGDYNDVENEENPIIIAGYGHFGNTVGRFLQAHNVPVTVLDYDSDNVDFLRRVGLKVYFGDATRHDLLEIAGANKAEILIIAIGDKEKRMMLIDTVKRHFPHLYMLVRARDRDEAYNQMNAGMMHIYRENLDTSLRLGVDALKILGHKRHEAVRAAKTFFIHDEKTLKYLSSIRNDEEYIVAVREKMQELDILMKADREEFSSEFRTKT; via the coding sequence ATGCACGAAACGTTTTTTATCCACACGTTCATTTACCTGGCAGGGGCGGTGATCATGGTTCCGATAGCCCGGTATTTTAAACTGGGCTCCGTATTGGGTTACCTCCTGGCAGGGATGCTTATCGGGCCGTCTTTTCTTGAACTCGTAGGCGAGGAAAGCCAGGATGTTATGCATTTTGCCGAATTCGGCGTAGTGATGATGCTTTTCGTTATAGGGCTTGAACTGGAACCGCTACGGTTATGGCGATTGCGCCGCAGGATTTTGGGACTGGGTGGTGCGCAACTCATAAGTACCACTTTACTGGGGTTTGTCATTGCATATTACATCGGATATTCCTGGCAGGTTGCCCTTACAATAGGAATCATTATTTCCATGTCGTCCACCGCCATTGTATTGCAAATACTCGATGAAAAAGGGTGGAACAAGACCATGGCCGGCAGAAGTTCATTTGCCGTACTGCTTTTTCAGGATATGGGCATAATTCCCGTCCTGGCCGTACTTCCCCTGCTGTCCGGTAACGGCAGGACAACAACTGCAGAAGAAACAACACTGTTAGGGCATTTGCCGGGATGGGGACAGACACTTGCCGTAATTGGTGCGGTAGTTGTGATCGTTGTGGCCGGGAAATACCTGCTATACCCGGTATTCCGCATTATGGCCAGGACACGTTTGAGAGAAATGTTTACTGCCATATCGCTGTTATTGGTGGTGGGGATTGCCATTTTAATGCATGTTGTGGGACTGAGCCCTGCGCTGGGAGCTTTTCTCGGCGGGGTGTTACTGGCCAACAGCGAATACCGGCACGAACTGGAAAGCGCTATTGACCCGTTTAAGGGATTGCTTCTCGGGCTCTTCTTTATGACCGTGGGATCTACGATAGATTTCGGCCTGATAATGGAACAGCCCGGACGTATTACGGCCCTGGTTTTGAGCATAATTGTGCTGAAAGCAATTGTCCTTTTTGTGCTGGGCAAAATATTTCACCTGAGGAATGCACAGAATGCTATTTTTAGCCTTGGCCTGGCCCAGATCGGGGAATTTGCCTTTGTTCTGCTGAATTTCAGTCTGGCAGAAGGCATCATTTCCAACGAAATAAACTCCCTGATGATGGCCACCGTAGCCATATCCATGGCATTTACACCGCTTATCATGCTGCTGAATGAAAAACTAGTTCTTCCCAGGTTATGTGCGGTGAGCACGGATGATAAAGATGGTGATTACAACGATGTTGAAAATGAGGAAAATCCGATCATTATCGCCGGATATGGCCATTTCGGCAATACGGTGGGGCGTTTTCTCCAGGCCCACAACGTCCCGGTAACCGTACTGGACTACGACAGTGATAATGTGGATTTTCTCAGGAGGGTGGGACTGAAAGTCTATTTCGGTGATGCTACCAGGCACGACCTCCTGGAAATAGCCGGGGCCAATAAGGCGGAGATACTGATCATTGCCATCGGAGACAAAGAAAAACGGATGATGCTCATCGACACCGTAAAAAGACATTTTCCGCATTTGTATATGCTGGTCCGTGCGAGGGACAGGGACGAAGCCTATAACCAGATGAATGCCGGGATGATGCACATCTACAGGGAAAACCTGGATACCAGCCTGCGGTTAGGTGTAGATGCACTTAAAATACTGGGACACAAAAGACATGAGGCAGTTCGTGCCGCCAAAACCTTTTTTATTCATGATGAAAAAACGCTGAAGTATCTGTCCAGCATACGCAATGATGAAGAATATATTGTAGCGGTAAGGGAAAAGATGCAGGAGCTCGATATACTGATGAAGGCCGACCGGGAAGAGTTTTCCTCAGAATTCCGGACCAAAACCTGA
- a CDS encoding OmpA family protein → MNKALFIAVLYLAGGFTIAAQETRKARADSKYEKFAYIRASELYEKLVEAGYQSNDLYGKLADTHYFNARYADALPYYRKMLEGPGDVEAEYYYRYAQCLKAGEKYKEAGKMLNRFYELVGKPKDEKSLAEAVHTLKNNKKRFTLKDAGVNTAYADFGTAYNGEDKVIFASARDTGIFVKRTHKWNEKPFLKLYSATVNSDGLLENPEKVAGDVNSKYHQSTPVITRDGKTMYFTRNNYRKGQYGKAEDGTNHLKIYRATLKDGKWGNIEDLSVNNEAYSTAHPALNADENLLYFVSDRSGTLGSSDLFVTEIKEDGSFGEVRNLGSVINTPGRESFPFVDETGVLYFASDGHPGLGGLDVFAAIKDPFGSYRVVNLGNPVNSTADDFAYITRRSGEGFLSSNRGEASGFDNIYSAVTEVPLAFNAKLCGEVKDSITKNPLSGAEVILYDNEHKELASVQTDASGNFCISVWPFAGYNLRAGKEDYRSKEKWIKELDNGETREVVIELNREDIRITTGDDLTKKLALKPIYFDFDGAAIRKRSEIELAKVIAVMKKYPDIVIEVRSHTDSRGSDAYNRALSERRAKATVDYIVNKGGVSPDRISGKGYGETRLINHCSDGVSCSAEEHQLNRRSEFILIKM, encoded by the coding sequence ATGAACAAAGCACTATTTATAGCAGTTTTATACCTTGCGGGAGGTTTTACAATAGCTGCCCAGGAAACGCGGAAAGCCCGTGCTGACAGTAAATACGAAAAATTTGCTTATATTAGGGCAAGCGAACTCTATGAAAAATTGGTGGAGGCAGGCTATCAATCCAACGACCTGTACGGAAAACTGGCGGATACCCATTATTTCAACGCCCGTTATGCCGATGCCCTGCCGTATTACAGGAAAATGCTGGAGGGACCCGGTGATGTGGAAGCGGAATATTATTACCGCTATGCCCAGTGTCTCAAGGCAGGGGAAAAATATAAGGAAGCCGGGAAGATGCTCAATCGGTTTTACGAGCTGGTAGGAAAACCAAAAGATGAAAAATCACTTGCAGAAGCTGTGCATACGCTCAAAAACAACAAAAAGCGGTTTACATTGAAAGACGCAGGCGTCAATACGGCATATGCAGACTTTGGCACGGCCTATAACGGGGAAGACAAGGTCATCTTTGCTTCGGCGAGGGATACCGGGATATTTGTCAAAAGGACGCACAAGTGGAACGAAAAACCGTTTTTAAAGTTGTACAGTGCTACGGTGAACAGTGACGGGCTTCTGGAAAACCCGGAAAAAGTGGCCGGGGATGTTAATTCGAAGTACCATCAGTCCACTCCGGTTATAACCCGGGACGGAAAAACGATGTATTTTACCCGGAATAACTATCGCAAAGGACAATATGGTAAAGCGGAAGACGGGACCAATCACCTGAAGATTTACCGCGCTACATTAAAAGACGGGAAGTGGGGTAACATAGAAGACCTGTCTGTAAATAACGAAGCCTATTCCACGGCCCACCCCGCACTGAACGCAGACGAAAACCTGTTGTATTTTGTTTCGGACCGTTCTGGGACGCTGGGAAGTTCCGATCTTTTCGTAACAGAAATAAAGGAAGACGGCAGTTTTGGTGAGGTGCGTAATCTGGGAAGTGTTATAAATACTCCGGGAAGGGAGTCCTTTCCCTTTGTGGATGAAACAGGCGTATTGTACTTTGCTTCCGACGGGCATCCCGGCCTGGGAGGACTGGATGTCTTCGCGGCGATAAAAGACCCTTTCGGAAGTTACAGGGTGGTTAACCTCGGTAACCCCGTGAATTCCACCGCCGATGATTTTGCTTATATCACCCGTCGTTCCGGAGAAGGTTTTCTGTCTTCCAACCGGGGAGAAGCAAGCGGTTTTGACAATATCTATTCGGCGGTGACGGAAGTTCCGTTGGCTTTTAACGCAAAACTGTGCGGCGAAGTGAAGGACAGTATCACCAAAAACCCGTTATCCGGAGCAGAAGTGATACTTTATGACAACGAACACAAAGAACTGGCCAGCGTACAGACTGATGCCTCGGGGAATTTCTGTATTTCGGTATGGCCTTTTGCGGGATATAATCTCCGTGCGGGAAAGGAAGACTACCGGAGCAAGGAAAAATGGATAAAGGAACTGGACAACGGTGAAACCCGGGAGGTGGTAATAGAACTCAACCGGGAAGACATCCGGATCACCACAGGAGATGACCTGACAAAAAAACTGGCCCTGAAACCCATATATTTTGATTTTGACGGCGCTGCTATACGAAAAAGGTCAGAAATAGAACTTGCGAAAGTGATTGCGGTGATGAAGAAATATCCGGATATTGTTATAGAAGTACGTTCCCATACCGACAGCAGGGGAAGTGATGCCTATAACAGGGCGCTTTCCGAACGAAGGGCAAAGGCGACCGTAGATTATATTGTCAATAAAGGAGGGGTGTCACCGGATCGGATAAGCGGAAAAGGTTATGGTGAAACCAGGCTTATCAACCATTGTTCGGATGGGGTGTCGTGTAGTGCAGAAGAACATCAGTTAAACAGGAGAAGTGAATTTATTCTTATAAAAATGTAA